One genomic window of Augochlora pura isolate Apur16 chromosome 5, APUR_v2.2.1, whole genome shotgun sequence includes the following:
- the Ato gene encoding atonal, with translation MELQEMFRYGYMFPPREEEVVSCTYLDLPNYTYPKGKANLPPVSTFTVPQCIVYDSNCSDGWHTPSPTASLRSVSPATTLSISSEPDTVTAPVTYRLLGSVDELGKRYAKRSLAAVGAQQPAQTVGIDLAEGGNSMDADTDGTLDPEADPDLDKAQSRRDSVVSNSSSDRIVDADSEDDVEMSDGPDHARSDENDGGRDVVRRRGKYVSSTVVRKRRLAANARERRRMQNLNKAFDRLRAYLPSLGNDRQLSKYETLQMAQSYITALYDLLQ, from the coding sequence ATGGAACTGCAGGAGATGTTTCGTTACGGATACATGTTCCCGCCtagggaggaggaggtggtcTCCTGCACCTACCTGGACCTGCCTAACTACACCTATCCGAAGGGCAAAGCGAATCTGCCGCCGGTGAGCACGTTCACCGTGCCGCAGTGCATCGTCTACGACAGCAACTGCAGCGACGGCTGGCACACGCCTAGCCCGACGGCCAGCCTGCGATCCGTCAGCCCAGCCACGACTCTGTCGATATCGTCCGAACCCGACACCGTCACCGCTCCTGTCACCTACCGGCTCCTAGGCTCCGTCGACGAGCTCGGCAAACGGTACGCCAAGAGGAGTCTCGCCGCCGTCGGGGCCCAGCAACCGGCCCAGACCGTTGGCATCGACCTGGCCGAAGGTGGCAACAGCATGGACGCGGACACCGACGGCACCCTCGACCCCGAAGCCGACCCGGACCTCGACAAGGCCCAGTCGCGGCGCGACAGCGTCGTCAGCAACTCCAGCAGCGACAGGATCGTCGACGCCGACAGCGAGGACGACGTCGAGATGAGCGACGGACCCGATCACGCCAGATCGGACGAGAACGACGGCGGCAGGGACGTAGTCCGGAGACGCGGCAAGTACGTCAGCTCCACCGTCGTCAGGAAACGCAGGCTGGCCGCCAACGCCAGGGAACGCAGGCGGATGCAGAACCTGAACAAGGCCTTCGACAGGCTCAGGGCGTATCTGCCGTCTTTGGGGAACGACAGGCAGTTGTCCAAGTACGAGACGCTTCAGATGGCGCAGTCTTACATCACTGCGCTGTATGATCTCTTGCAATGA
- the LOC144470378 gene encoding uncharacterized protein LOC144470378, translating into MFTSKLAAQIISKTCKYPNFLRVSTRNLSHNGTGLYQSEKSVTSSSKCEEYQEKVNKCPRLKESVMCCRRFFQKEVYPQPKCKEQTTLEDYTKLREKIRAQGDAFLKTVKERSSSAINELNGYIASAKHKEEAQLRRLSSTNEEKLKRLMGLDVAFATKQRECVLSMNHRTQLHLETLRCDLIARTIRLVKMAERVEQDTMICIGQAESLVKACGKCRDVQQLKACLKENDDAATVKLENGLKCANVSLEEIEAYKLSIIKYYAVLSSDAVSTYSKESEKFSKYLDNCIFAITGKNK; encoded by the exons ATGTTCACGTCAAAATTGGCAGCTCAGATAATTTCAAAAACTTGTAAATATCCAAATTTTCTCCGAGTTTCGACTCGCAATCTCAGCCACAATGGCACAGGACTGTACCAAAGTGAGAAAAGTGTAACATCCTCGTCGAAATGCGAGGAATATCAAGAGAAGGTTAACAAATGTCCGAGACTGAAAGAATCGGTTATGTGTTGCAGAAGATTTTTCCAGAAAGAAGTTTACCCGCAACCAAAA TGCAAAGAACAGACCACCCTGGAAGACTACACGAAGCTTCGGGAGAAGATAAGGGCGCAAGGGGATGCGTTCTTGAAGACCGTGAAAGAGAGGTCGTCGTCCGCGATCAATGAGCTGAACGGCTACATAGCGTCAGCGAAGCACAAGGAAGAAGCTCAACTGAGGCGATTGTCTTCGACCAACGAAGAAAAGTTGAAGCGACTGATGGGCTTAGACGTCGCGTTTGCCACGAAGCAACGGGAATGCGTGTTGTCGATGAACCATCGAACGCAACTGCATCTGGAAACGCTTCGATGCGATCTGATAGCGCGAACGATTAGACTGGTGAAAATGGCGGAGCGCGTCGAACAAGACACGATGATTTGCATCGGCCAGGCGGAGTCTCTCGTGAAAGCTTGCGGCAAGTGCAGGGACGTGCAGCAGTTGAAGGCCTGCTTGAAAGAGAacgacgacgccgcgacgGTGAAATTGGAGAACGGATTGAAATGCGCGAATGTTAGTTTAGAGGAAATCGAGGCGTACAAGCTGAGCATAATCAAATACTATGCTGTATTGTCGTCGGATGCTGTCAGCACGTACAGCAAAGAGAGCGAGAAGTTCTCGAAGTATTTGGATAACTGTATCTTTGCCATTACGGGgaagaacaaataa
- the LOC144470380 gene encoding putative peptidyl-tRNA hydrolase PTRHD1, whose protein sequence is MSDTIVQYVLVRGDLLKTLKWPIGAVIAQACHACTAVTHLFYSDDCTQEYLDDLDNMHKAVLEVPDEASLNALATVLNSNGIQHKLWIEQPENIPTCLAVKPYPADEVRSYFKKYKLLKLHL, encoded by the exons ATGTCTGATACAATAGTCCAATATGTGTTGGTACGTGGAGAccttttaaaaacattaaagtGGCCTATTGGTGCAGTTATTGCTCAAGCGTGTCATGCTTGCACTGCTGTTACACATCTGTTTTATTCTGATGATTGTACACAAGAATACCTTGATGATTTAGACAATATGCACAAAGCTGTACTCGAA GTGCCAGATGAGGCCAGTTTAAATGCTTTAGCCACTGTACTGAATAGTAACGGCATTCAACATAAATTGTGGATAGAGCAACCTGAAAATATACCAACATGTTTAGCGGTAAAACCTTATCCTGCGGATGAAGTGCGGTCATACTTCAAGAAGTATAAATTGCTTAAGCTGCATTTATAG
- the Prx2 gene encoding peroxiredoxin 2 — MPVPAIQKPAPAFHGTAVVNGEFKEISLSDYRGKYVVLFFYPLDFTFVCPTEIIAFSDRSDEFNAIGCKLIAASTDSHFSHLAWVNTPRKQGGLGEMKIPLLADKSSKIARDYGVLDEESGIPFRGLFIIDDQQNLRQVTINDLPVGRSVDETLRLVQAFQYTDKHGEVCPAGWKPGKKTMKPDVEGSKEYFRSS, encoded by the exons ATGCCAGTCCCTGCTATTCAGAAACCAGCACCAGCCTTCCACGGCACTGCTGTTGTTAATGGAGAGTTCAAAGAGATTTCTCTCTCCGACTACAGAGGAAAATATGTTGTACTCTTCTTCTACCCATTAGATTT taCTTTTGTCTGCCCGACTGAAATCATTGCTTTCTCTGACCGATCTGATGAATTCAATGCAATTGGCTGCAAACTGATTGCAGCATCGACCGATTCTCACTTCAGTCATTTAGCGTGGGTGAACACACCACGTAAACAAGGTGGTCTgggtgaaatgaaaattcccCTGCTCGCTGATAAGAGCTCTAAAATTGCACGTGACTATGGCGTGCTTGATGAGGAATCTGGTATTCCATTCCGCGGTCTTTTTATCATCGACGATCAGCAAAACTTACGTCAAGTTACAATCAACGATCTGCCAGTCGGCCG ATCCGTTGATGAAACCTTGCGCTTGGTTCAAGCATTTCAATATACCGATAAACATGGCGAAGTATGTCCAGCCGGCTGGAAACCAggaaagaaaacaatgaaacCTGATGTCGAGGGTTCCAAAGAATATTTCCGAAGCTCGTAA